A genomic segment from Nicotiana sylvestris chromosome 1, ASM39365v2, whole genome shotgun sequence encodes:
- the LOC138871142 gene encoding uncharacterized protein has product MSSPWIKGRSRRDGTLIISGVLLPSIYSFLVFTPHNAFILSAATAWGPHAVPDLEGWVQKLAATSSYDEHKWCELSRGKWEAKRHGIGDVSEMSPALPKERTKSSILKSGKNNKRKRVSKPEDPQDKKTPARRLQKRIAHVDENSAHDSPNDEENDGEESALVPRTRKPIETAKPSELETSSHGVETPKKDSGNAPVFPKLAANKKVVTAQLTSVETQLRGIKAKGLAQGRKIEEVEEELARARVEAAQAKAEVEKTKATTDKAIAMYLRDAAVVQAEFRVAFDREKLSNDLAKCQAQRETLEEIHARGFNLTEEIAEAKAQETDARFLVSSDDEVVVSSTEGREGEEGSSEEEGVPEDRLVSIFLFCPRAPCGRCKYIL; this is encoded by the exons ATGTCATCCCCATGGATAAAAGGCCGTTCCCGGAGAGATGGAACTTTAATCATAAGTGGAGTTCTTCTTCCTAGTATCTATTCATTCTTAGTTTTCACACCTCATAATGCCTTTATTCTTTCTGCAGCCACTGCTTGGGGGCCTCACGCGGTCCCCGACCTCGAGGGTTGGGTCCAAAAGTTAGCTGCCACCTCCTCCTATGATGAGCACAAATGGTGTGAATTATCGAGGGGCAAGTGGGAGGCCAAACGTCATG GCATCGGAGATGTCTCTGAAATGAGTCCAGCCCTGCCCAAGGAAAGGACCAAGTCTTCGATCCTGAAATCGGGGaagaacaacaaaagaaaaagggtttCGAAGCCTGAAGACCCTCAAGACAAGAAAACCCCTGCTCGAAGGCTACAGAAGAGAATTGCTCATGTGGATGAAAATTCGGCCCATGATTCCCCAAATGACGAAGAAAATGATGGTGAAGAGTCGGCATTGGTTCCTCGAACCAGGAAACCAATCGAGACCGCCAAGCCCTCCGAACTAGAGACCTCATCCCATGGTGTGGAAACCCCAAAGAAAGATTCGGGCAACGCCCCCGTGTTTCCGAAG CTTGCTGCCAATAAGAAAGTTGTTACAGCCCAACTGACCTCAGTTGAAACTCAACTCCGGGGCATTAAAGCGAAGGGTCTGGCCCAGGGCAGGAAAATCGAGGAGGTAGAGGAAGAGCTTGCTAGAGCCCGGGTAGAAGCTGCACAAGCTAAGGCTGAAGTTGAGAAGACGAAAGCCACGACTGATAAGGCCATTGCCATGTACTTAAGAGATGCCGCAGTTGTTCAAGCAGAGTTTAGGGTGGCCTTCGACCGGGAAAAATTGAGCAATGATTTGGCCAAGTGCCAAGCTCAGAGGGAGACTCTCGAAGAAATCCACGCCCGAGGGTTCAACCTTACTGAAGAGATAGCCGAAGCAAAGGCTCAGGAAACCGATGCTAGGTTTCTTGTCTCTTCAGATGACGAAGTTGTTGTGAGCAGCACTGAGGGCAGGGAAGGTGAGGAAGGTTCCTCTGAGGAAGAGGGGGTTCCCGAAGATAGATtagtttctatttttcttttttgtccaAGGGCCCCTTGTGGGCGttgtaaatatattttgtaa